A stretch of Vannielia litorea DNA encodes these proteins:
- a CDS encoding ABC transporter substrate-binding protein: protein MTPKLTSRVGRRSILGALAAGTILSPLGFTAAQAQDVSGELVMINWLAGSQAEMMEALQADFIEKNPEVTFRNIVPTSSGDTRGGIRTVLLGGEQADLLINTWPAFRQELLEAGMILPVDEAWEENNWSDLLADSWKELSSIDGVNYGVTYTFGDRSAIWYNTGTLEKAGITPPETWEDFIAGFDDLNAAGITPISVPAKIWAHAEWFESTLLRVAGADFMTQLAKHEVPWTSPEVVTAFEKMAEMLNADCCTDANTMLASVWTDSADTTLKTGESGYMLIGMWLNTRAKAEYGLEPGTDFDIVQFPAFGLGHDDQSMVDAKEFNVLATVQNPEAANAFMGYMLTADAAQIMADYGLASPSSAVDPSIYDPVVQRAVSEVTQASKVQFVLGDLLPGDLVHEYRIQIQKFLQDPSDETIAAAVQKIEDVANASY from the coding sequence ATGACACCCAAACTGACTTCACGCGTCGGACGGCGCTCGATTCTCGGCGCGCTGGCCGCCGGCACGATTCTCAGCCCCCTCGGCTTCACCGCGGCGCAGGCGCAGGATGTCTCGGGCGAGCTGGTGATGATCAACTGGCTGGCCGGTTCCCAGGCCGAGATGATGGAGGCCCTTCAGGCCGACTTCATCGAAAAGAACCCCGAGGTCACCTTTCGCAACATCGTTCCCACCAGCTCGGGCGATACACGCGGCGGCATCCGGACCGTCCTTCTGGGCGGGGAGCAGGCCGACCTTCTGATCAACACCTGGCCGGCGTTCCGGCAGGAGCTTCTCGAAGCCGGGATGATCCTTCCCGTGGATGAGGCCTGGGAAGAGAACAACTGGTCCGACCTGCTGGCCGACAGCTGGAAGGAGCTGTCGAGCATCGACGGCGTCAACTACGGCGTCACCTACACCTTCGGCGACCGCTCGGCGATCTGGTACAACACCGGCACGCTCGAAAAGGCCGGCATCACCCCGCCCGAGACATGGGAAGACTTCATCGCCGGATTCGACGACCTGAACGCGGCGGGCATCACCCCGATTTCGGTCCCCGCCAAGATCTGGGCCCATGCAGAATGGTTTGAATCCACCCTGCTGCGCGTCGCGGGGGCCGACTTCATGACCCAGCTCGCCAAACACGAGGTGCCCTGGACCAGCCCCGAGGTGGTCACCGCCTTCGAGAAGATGGCCGAGATGCTGAACGCCGATTGCTGCACGGATGCCAACACCATGCTGGCCTCGGTCTGGACGGATTCGGCCGACACCACGCTCAAGACCGGGGAAAGCGGTTACATGCTGATCGGCATGTGGCTGAACACCCGCGCCAAGGCGGAATACGGGCTCGAGCCCGGCACCGACTTCGATATCGTCCAGTTCCCGGCCTTCGGCTTGGGCCACGACGACCAGTCCATGGTCGACGCCAAGGAGTTCAACGTCCTCGCCACCGTGCAGAACCCCGAGGCGGCCAATGCCTTCATGGGTTACATGCTGACGGCGGACGCGGCGCAGATCATGGCGGACTACGGCCTTGCCTCGCCCTCCAGCGCGGTCGACCCGTCGATCTATGACCCTGTGGTCCAGCGCGCGGTCAGCGAAGTCACGCAGGCCAGCAAGGTGCAGTTCGTGCTCGGCGACCTGCTGCCGGGCGATCTGGTGCACGAGTACCGCATCCAGATCCAGAAGTTCCTTCAGGATCCCTCGGACGAGACCATCGCCGCCGCGGTCCAGAAGATCGAAGACGTCGCCAACGCCTCTTACTGA
- a CDS encoding sulfatase family protein encodes MPATSRRAPNILFIMCDDHAAQAIGAYGSVLNRTPNIDRIAEGGIRLDNCFVTNSICTPSRAAILTGQYNHVNGVTTLNTPFDSRRPHLAKHLQQAGYRTAMIGKWHLGEGPDHQPTGFDHWSVLPGQGDYFDPEFIGPEGRARQPGYVTDLITEKCLDWMGQDDDRPFFLMCHHKAPHRNFAPHPKFRDLYADVDIPVPQTFDDDYATRSRAAHEARMRVRDDFEYEDLGLAQPEGGAEVGAIHFEGRPGRKVPHPEDPRDLRLFDVNTGEVFTFQTQQDLALFKYRRYIQRYLQCVASVDEGVGRLLDHLEATGQADNTIVIYTSDQGFFLGEHGWFDKRFMYEESLRMPFLIRYPRALAPGVCRDMVCNVDFAPTLLDYAGAPVPSYMQGRSFRSCLEGAAPEDWPRSVYHRYWMHRDNSHQAFAHYGLRDHRYKIIHWYNDGLGHTGAGLKSDPPEWELFDLESDPFELNNLWDDPAQSDLRKRMQSALEARMLEIGDIPEHRTLSAKL; translated from the coding sequence ATGCCCGCCACCAGCCGCCGCGCCCCGAACATTCTCTTCATCATGTGCGACGACCACGCCGCGCAGGCGATCGGGGCCTACGGGTCGGTGCTCAACCGCACGCCCAACATCGACCGCATCGCGGAAGGCGGGATCCGGCTGGACAACTGTTTTGTCACCAATTCGATCTGCACGCCCAGCCGGGCGGCGATCCTGACCGGCCAGTACAACCACGTGAACGGTGTCACCACGCTGAACACGCCCTTCGATTCCCGCCGCCCGCACCTGGCCAAGCATCTGCAGCAGGCCGGCTATCGCACCGCGATGATCGGCAAGTGGCATCTGGGCGAAGGACCCGATCATCAGCCGACCGGCTTCGACCACTGGTCCGTGCTGCCCGGACAGGGCGATTACTTCGACCCCGAGTTCATCGGCCCTGAAGGCCGTGCGCGCCAACCCGGCTACGTCACCGACCTGATTACCGAGAAGTGTCTGGACTGGATGGGGCAGGACGACGACCGCCCCTTCTTCCTGATGTGCCACCACAAGGCGCCACACCGCAATTTCGCCCCGCACCCCAAGTTCCGCGACCTCTACGCCGACGTGGACATCCCTGTGCCGCAGACCTTCGACGACGACTACGCCACCCGGTCCCGCGCCGCGCACGAGGCCCGAATGCGGGTGCGCGACGATTTCGAATACGAGGATCTGGGCCTTGCCCAGCCCGAGGGGGGCGCCGAGGTGGGCGCGATCCACTTCGAAGGCCGCCCGGGCCGCAAGGTCCCCCACCCCGAGGATCCCCGCGACCTGCGCCTCTTCGACGTGAACACCGGCGAAGTCTTCACCTTTCAGACGCAGCAGGACCTCGCCCTGTTCAAGTACCGGCGCTACATTCAGCGTTACCTGCAATGCGTCGCCTCGGTGGACGAGGGCGTCGGGCGTCTGCTCGATCATCTCGAGGCGACGGGACAGGCCGACAACACCATCGTCATCTACACCTCCGATCAAGGCTTCTTCCTCGGCGAGCACGGCTGGTTCGACAAGCGGTTCATGTACGAGGAATCGCTGCGCATGCCCTTCCTGATCCGCTATCCCCGGGCCCTTGCCCCCGGGGTGTGCCGCGACATGGTCTGCAACGTCGATTTCGCCCCCACCCTGCTGGACTACGCCGGCGCGCCGGTGCCCAGCTACATGCAGGGCCGCAGTTTCCGTTCCTGTCTCGAAGGCGCCGCGCCCGAGGACTGGCCCCGGTCCGTCTACCACCGCTACTGGATGCACCGGGACAACAGCCATCAGGCCTTCGCGCATTACGGGCTGCGCGATCACCGCTACAAGATCATCCACTGGTACAACGACGGGCTCGGCCACACCGGGGCCGGGCTGAAGAGCGATCCGCCCGAGTGGGAGCTCTTCGATCTCGAATCGGATCCCTTCGAGTTGAACAACCTCTGGGACGACCCGGCGCAGTCCGACCTGCGCAAGCGGATGCAATCCGCGCTCGAGGCTCGGATGCTCGAGATCGGAGACATCCCGGAGCACCGAACCCTCTCCGCAAAACTCTGA
- a CDS encoding ornithine cyclodeaminase produces MTSPAPSPLAYVPFVSVENMMRLVNAIGVEPFIAELAGFIEEDFKRWPEFDKTPRVASHSAEGVIELMPTADAENYGFKYVNGHPGNMREGYQTVTAFGVLSSVANGYPLLLTEMTVLTALRTAATSALVARYLAPQNSEVMAMIGNGAQCEFQALAFRALLGVNRLRLYDIDPEATRKARRNLTAQGFEVVSCRSGEEAVEGAQIITTCTADKQFATILTDNMVGAGQHINAIGGDCPGKTELHRDILLRSDIFVEYPEQTRIEGEIQQLAPDHPVTELWQVMRGEAAGRRDDKQITLFDSVGFAIEDFSALRFVHAKVQGTDYAQRLDMLADPDDPRDLFGMLERSRS; encoded by the coding sequence ATGACAAGCCCCGCCCCCTCTCCCCTGGCCTACGTGCCCTTCGTCTCGGTCGAAAACATGATGCGCCTCGTCAACGCCATCGGGGTCGAGCCCTTCATCGCCGAGCTGGCGGGCTTCATCGAAGAGGACTTCAAGCGCTGGCCGGAGTTCGACAAGACCCCCCGCGTGGCCAGCCACTCGGCGGAAGGGGTGATCGAACTGATGCCCACCGCCGACGCCGAGAACTACGGCTTCAAATACGTGAACGGCCACCCCGGAAACATGCGCGAGGGCTACCAGACCGTCACCGCCTTCGGGGTCCTCTCGTCGGTCGCCAACGGCTACCCGCTGCTGCTCACCGAGATGACCGTGCTGACCGCCCTCCGCACCGCCGCGACCTCGGCGCTGGTCGCCCGCTACCTCGCCCCGCAGAACAGCGAGGTCATGGCGATGATCGGCAATGGTGCGCAATGCGAGTTCCAGGCGCTCGCCTTTCGCGCGCTCCTCGGCGTCAACAGGCTCCGGCTCTACGACATCGACCCGGAGGCCACGCGCAAGGCCCGGCGCAACCTCACGGCGCAGGGCTTCGAGGTTGTCTCCTGCCGCTCCGGCGAGGAGGCCGTGGAGGGCGCCCAGATCATCACCACCTGCACCGCCGACAAGCAGTTTGCCACCATCCTGACCGACAACATGGTTGGAGCCGGGCAGCACATCAACGCCATCGGCGGCGACTGCCCGGGCAAGACCGAGCTGCACCGCGATATCCTCCTGCGGTCCGACATCTTTGTCGAATACCCCGAGCAGACCCGCATCGAAGGCGAGATCCAGCAGCTCGCCCCGGATCACCCGGTAACCGAGCTGTGGCAGGTGATGCGCGGAGAGGCCGCCGGGCGCCGCGACGACAAGCAGATCACCCTTTTCGACAGCGTCGGCTTCGCGATCGAGGATTTCTCGGCGCTCCGCTTCGTCCACGCCAAGGTGCAGGGCACCGACTACGCGCAGCGCCTCGACATGCTGGCCGACCCCGACGACCCGCGCGACCTGTTCGGAATGCTCGAACGCTCCAGAAGCTGA